The Streptococcus suis DNA window TGCTGATTCGTCACATTAGAAAAATAGGCTTGTTGGTAGGGATAGACTACCTTACTTTCCACAGGAATCTTCGCCTCTTCCAAGATAGCATCCGCCCACTCCTCCACTTGTGTTTTTGAAGTGGTAGGTTCCATGACAACATCAATCGAATAATCATTTGGATTCTGGTTGGCGATATAATCTTTACCACCGATGTAAATATTAAGTCCTCCAACCATGGTCACTAAAAACATAGTGGATAAAATGGTGATCGTAGCAAGACCCAGAGCATTTTTCCGCATACGGAAAATCAAGTTAGATACAGAAATGAAATTATCTGGCTTATAATAGTAGGTCTGACGATTCTTTAGCCAGTTTAATAGACTGATAACACCTGCTTGGAAGAGCAAATAAGTCCCAAGGATAACCAGAAGAGTTGCTCCGAAAAAGCTTGGAATAGCCTGTATAGGACTCGTCACTAGTTGGGCAATAACATAGCCTGCTCCCAATAAAATAAGAGCTAAAAGAGTTTGCAACCAGAGGAATCCTGTTTTCTTATCCCCTCGCTTCTTGCCCTGAACCAGCTTGAGAGAGTCAGTCAAGCCTAGCTTTCCGATATTAACTAGGCTGACTAAAATGAAAATCCCATAGAGATAGGCAAGTACAATTGCCACATTTTTCAATTGAAAGACGGATGTCAAAACAACTGGCATCTGCATGGTCTTAAGCAAGAGCGCATAGAAAAGTTTGTCCAGGGCCAGTCCTAAAAGGAGGCCGGTCAAAATAGTGCTAGTTGAGTAGACCACATTTTCTAGGAAAGTCATCAAAAGAAGGTGTTTTTTCTCCAAACCCAGAATACTATAGACACCGAACTCTTTTGACCGTTGCTTCATGACAAAACTATTGGCATATAAAACCATAATAGCAACTGCTAACATGACCACAATCATACCAAACCCCAACACTTGGGTCACTCCATTTGCTCCCTTGACTTGACCTAAATCAGGATGAAAAGCTAATGATGCAAATATATAAGAAATGGCTGTGGAAACAATGGTCATTATTGCGTATGGGTAGTAGAGACGACGGTTCTTTTTTAGATTGGTTAGCGCCAATCGAAAGCATAGTCCAAACATACTACTCACCTCGATTCGCCATAAGAGTCAGAGTATCTGATATCAACTGAAACATCTCTTGACTGGTCCGCTCACCTCGGTAGATTTGGTTATAGAGAATACCATCTTTGATAAATAAAACCCGTTTTGCCCGACTTGCTGCAGCTGTCGAATGGGTTACCATCAGAATTGTTTGCCCCTGCTGATTAATTTGTTCAAAAATATCCAGCAAGGTTGCTGACGATTTGGAATCTAAGGCACCAGTCGGCTCATCTGCTAGAAGAATTTCTGGTCGTGTGATAATGGCACGCGCCACCGCAACTCGTTGTTGCTGACCACCAGAGATTTCGTATGGCATTTTCTCCTGCAAGGTCCCAATTTCAAGACTATTGAGTGTATGTACCAAACGCTTGTTCATCTCATCTATCGGATAGCGAGAAAGAACTAATGGCAGGAGAACATTGTCCTTGACAGATAAGGTATCCAAGAGGTTAAAGTCCTGGAACACAAAGCCCAATTTCTCCCGACGAAAGGCTGCTGCTTCCTTACTCTTGATAGACTGTGTATCCAAACCGTTCAGCAAAACCTTACCTCGCGTTGGCTTATCGAGGGTGGCCAAAATATTGAGCAAGGTCGATTTCCCTGAGCCAGACTCACCCATGATAGCGACATATTCTCCCTCTTCTACAGTAAAATGAATATCTTTTAAGGCCTCTAATTGCCCCGCCTTAAAGCGTGAACTATAAATCTTTTGCACATGCTGAACATCTAAGACAGTCATAACATCACTCCCTTTCTTTTTCTACCTCCATTCTAGCTTAAGCCAACATAAGCTACCATAGTTCAAGCTTTCATTTACGTTACAGTTTTGTAAGATTAATCCAAAACCAGTTCCACCTCCTTGATACCAATCCGAACTTCTGTGCCTTGTCCCACTTTGGAGCTTAGTTTTAGGGAATAGCCCAGCTCCGCTGCGATTTTACGTGAAAGATAAAGCCCAAGTCCCGAAGATTGCTGTGTTCTACGACCATTAAATCCTGAAAATCCACGTTCAAAGACCCGTTCCAAATCACTCTCTGCAATCCCGATTCCTGTATCACCAATGACCAAATCATCTCCGTCCAAAACAATCGAAATGGTCCCTTTCTGACAATACTTGAGGGCATTGGATAAAATTTGCTCAATCAGAAGTCCTAGCCATCGTTTATCAGTCCTTACAATCCGATCCAGTTGTCCTAAGTCCAAACGATTATTAGACTGTATAAAAAAGAGAGAATACTTCTTCACCAAAGTCCTGATAAGCTCATCTAAATGAACAGGTTCAATGACTAAATCATCATGAAAAGACTGGAGTCGCAAGTAATTCAGGACCAAACCAGTATACTGCTCTATCTTGAACAACTCAGATTCTAATTGGTGACGAATTTGACTGGTCTCAATTTCATTGATTAAGAGGTGGCTTGCTGCTATGGGTGTTTTCATTTGATGAACCCATAGGGTATAGTAATCATCTAATTCAGCCTTGTCCTTTCGCTGCTTTTCAAAGAGTGATTTGTTTTCGACTTCCAGTCTTTCCAACTTCTCCTGTAAGCAACGCTCACTAGCTGTCATTGATGCGACCTTCTGACCACGCCAGATTTTTCTAAAACGAGAAAACTCGACAAGAAGGTCGAACAAAAGAGCAAGAAACCAGCAGAGACTGAGAAGGGTAAGGGCATAGATGATTAAATTGCTGTCTATTTCAAAAAGAGAGCCGAATCCTAGAGTAATCCCCGAAAAAACGATAATAGCAAGGAGAAAAATCCAACGATGGCCTAGCCAGGAACCTAGAAATTGATAAAAAACGCTACCAACATCATTTTTATTCATGTATCCACACTAGGCCGTAGCCAACTCCTTTCTTGGTCGCAATGAGGTCAGGCAAGCCCAATTCTGTCAATTTTTTGCGCAATCGGGCAATATTTACTGATAAAGTATTATCATCGACAAAGATATCACTGTTCCACAACTCACGCATCAATGCCTCGCGGCTAACGACTTCTTTGCCATGCTCAAAAAGTACTCGTAAAATCTGAAATTCATTACGAGTCAATTCTTCAACAGCTTCTGTATAGGAGACCTGCATAGTTTTTAAATCAAGTGCAACCTGTTCAAACCAGAGTAAACTCTGCTCACCAACAAAATCATAGGTTCTTCTCAAAAGTCCTTGTATTTTTGCCAAAAGCACTGTCATTTCAAAGGGTTTGGTCACAAAGTCATCCGCTCCCATATTAATCGCCATGACAATATCCATCGGCTGATCATGCGAAGACAAAAACATGATGGGGACACGAGAGGTCTTACGGATTTCCTGACACCAATAATAGCCGTTAAAGAAAGGAAGACTGATATCAAGTATAATCAAGTGAGGTTGAAAATCGTCGATTTGCTTCAAAATCGTCTGAAAATCCTTTACTTCTTGGACCTGATACCCCCAGTTCGTCAAGTTTTTAGCGACCAATTGGCTAATGGTTTTATCATCTTCTACTAGAAAAATCTTCTGCATCTGTGTCTCCTTTCACTCTTCTATTATTATAGCCTATTCAATAAAATTTATGCAAATTTATTCGGTGGAAATGAATGTGAAATTTTTATGAAAATGGCCAAATAACTATACGAATAGTTGTCATCTATGCATGATTAGGTTATACTATTTATCTATAAGAAAACTTGAGGTTTTTATGCCAAATTTACTAGATTACATTAAAAATATCAAATACGATAGTTTCTATGACCAAGCTATTAATAAATTAGATATTCTAGCCTTGACAGAATTATCCTATCTCCCCTTTGACGATCTTGTTCCGACAGAATTCACCAGTTCTGGTATTCGTATTGATAAATTATTTGATGCTTTCAATGAAAAATACAATCAAAAATTTCCTCCTTTTACCATGGTCACAAAGAGCCGCTTAACTCTTTTTGAATTAATGGCTAGCTCAAAACGCTATAAATACTTGAAAGCATTTGCCTATGTTAATGATTATCAGATTGATTTACAACAACAATTTGCAGCAGTTAGCTATCACTTGGATAGAGATACAGTGTTGACCTGTTTCCGTGGCACCGATGATACCATCATTGGGTGGAAGGAAGATTTCCATATGACCTATATGAAGGAAATTCCTGCACAACAATCTGCCAGTCGCTATTTGCAGGATATCATGGCTGCTCAACATTCTGATTTTTATGTTTCAGGCCACTCGAAGGGTGGTAATTTAGCAATTTATGCTACTTCTCAACTCCCACCAGCCCTTCAACAATATATTTTGATTGTTTACGCTTTTGACGCTCCAGGACTTCATAAACAGTATTTGACGTCGAATGGGTATTTGGGAATCGAACAAAAAATTGTACCGATTATTCCTCAAAATTCCATTGTAGGGATGATGTTGGAAACACCAGAAAAAGCGCAAATAGTGAGCAGCCGCACAATCGGTTTATTACAACACATCAGCTTTTCTTGGGAGGTAGATGGGTACGATTTCCGGACCGCCCCAGCACTTACTGAAGAAAGTTTGCAAATCGACCGTACCTTAAAAGCATGGACTGCTAGTCTGACAGAGGAAGAATTACAAGCCTTTTTCGATCTATTTTTTGGTATTTTCATTCAAGCTGGTATCGAACGTTTTAGTGACTTTGTCATCAATCCCTTGCAAAAATTACAGGAGATTGATCGATTAAGAAAAGAATTCTCCCCTCAAGAAGCCGAGATGATGGATAAACTCATTCGCATGCTCTTTGATACCCGTTATCAAATCTGGCTAAAGGGATGGAATAATCGCCTCCCAAAACCCGACCTAAATTTCCCTGATTGGAACGATCTCTTTACTCTCCCAACTATCAATAAAAATAAAAGCTAGTTTAGGTTCTCTAAGCTAGCTTTGTTTATGTACTTTAAGATTATACTACTTACCCTCTCGTCAAGATCCTCGATGAGTGAAAAGTTCTAGTGCTACATTTCTGCCTGTTACCTTAAAAAAGAATGCCAGAAGGTGCTATCTTTGACTTAAAGATAGACTGGGAAGAACTCATATCATTTGTGATGAGTTGTCAATGGATCTTCGATTCTAGTTGATTTTCAATGACTTTTGTCGTATGCTGCTAAAGCATTTCCTAATAGCTCCAATCCTTTTTTCAGTGTCTCTTGGTCACAGGCATAACCAATGCGAACATAGCCCTCTTTTTCAAATCGACTTCCAGGTACAACCAATACCCCATATTTTTCTAATAGGTTCAAAGAAAATTCTTCAATCGGAATGGGAACATCCAATTTGACAAAGGAGGTTGAGACAAAAGCAGGTTTTATATAGGATGCCCTAGGTTGCATAGATACCCAATGGTCCAAAATTGATAGATTTTCGTGGATAATGCGGTGGTTTCTTTTCAAAATTGCCTGGCGATTTTCCAAAGCAAGCTGAGCCACCATATCATCGAATACACCTGCGCAAATCAAAGTGTAATCCCTATAATCACGTAAAATGGAAATGACCTTATCATTTGCAGCGACCCAGCCAATACGAATACCTGCTAAGGAGTAGGTTTTGGACAAACTGTTGACTGCTATGCCATTTTCATACAGGTCTACAATGGAAGAATTGTTGTTTTCTGAAAACGATGTGTAAATTTCATCGACTAGTACATAGGCACCAACACTGGCCGCAATCGTAGCCACTTCTTTTAGGAAAACATCATCCATTACCGCACCCGTAGGATTATTGGCATTATTTAAACAAATCATCTTTGTCTGAGGGCGAATTAATTGACGTAAATCATCTAAATCTGGTAACCAATTCAATTCTTCTTTGATCTGCCAGTATTCAAGCTCTGCACCTAGTGATTTTGGAATATCATAGAGCTGTTGGTAAGTGGGATAGAGCGAAATAATATGATCACCTGGTTCAATTAGACTAAAGAGGGCTAGAAAATTTGCTCCAGTAGCACCATTTGTCTGTAAGATATGTTCTGGTTCGATTGTACGATAGAGTTGACTGACCGATTTCTTAAACCCTGGAGACCCCTCAATCCAGCCATAATCCAATTTTGTCTTTCCCAGTTCCTTATAAAATGTCGCTGCAGAAGTATTTGTCAACTCAAAAAGTTCATCTAAGGATAATGATTTGATGGAAACTCCTGCGATATCATATTTTGCATTTTTTTCATGGACATTCAGCCATTCTTCAACCCCAAAACGTGGTAATTTCATCTTAATCTTCTTTCTAATATTCTCTATCAATCATTGTAACATGAAATGATTATTTCAATACTGGAAATAATAGAATTTAGGAAGGTTTTTGTGGCAAAATTATTCCTTCCCTCACAAATGAACCAATTTCTTGTCAAAAGAAAGAATCAATTTAGCAATGCTAAATTGATTCTTTGACTATTATTTTAGAGGTTGTGAGACTCTTCGCTATCATTTGTTGGTGCTTCAGTTACTTCCTCCACAGTAGGTTCAACAACAACAGAATCAATATCAATTTCAATATCCTCTGAAACTACCACAGCATCTTCTATATCATCAGCCGTTACATCAACTGTTGGTGCTTTAGCGGTTTTAGCTTTAATTGCATCCAGAATATCCGCTGTAGAAAGATTTTGTTCTGCAATTTTTTCTTTGATTTGTTCAAAGGTTTCCAAAGATTTTTCCTTGCCAGATTTGACCAAGTCTTCAACTTTCAGTTCACCAGTTTCAAGTTGTGTTTTCACTTCAGTGAACCGTTCAGATGCTTGTTTTCCTAGATCTTGAGCTTTGTTCACGAAATCAGCATTGATTTCATCATGATTTTCCTTATAATCATTTGCAAAATTGACTACCTTTTTTTTGACTACTTTACCAGTTTTGCTTGCTAGAAATGCAGCTGCTGCTGCACCTCCTGCTGCTCCCAATAAGAGACTGGTTAGTACACTACTAGATTTTCTTACCATTTTTTTCTCCTTTCCTACCTAAGAGAGATGAGATAGCTGACAGTGCAGAGAGCGCTCCACCTGCCTTCACTGTACTTGCTCCAGCAGACTTAGCCTTGACTGTCAAATTTCTTGCTGATGTATTCAGGTCAGAAACAGAAGTTGACAAGTCTGCCACTGCTACAAATAGCGGATCGAGTGTTGCAACTTTTCCATTGACATCTTCTACCAAGACATTGGTTTTAGCTAATAGCTCATTGGTCTGGTAGAGTGTCACATTCACATCACTAGTCAAGACCTTTAGGGTCTGTTGCGCTTCATCCGTTACTGTATTCAATTTTTTTAAAAACAAAATAATGTATACTGCCACCGCCGCGATGGACAAGGCAATAATCAACACTGAAATTTCAATAATCATATTCTCTCCTTTATGATTGATAGAACGGAATAGTTGCCTTTCTCCTCCGTAGTACAACCATGATAATACCAACGAGGATTAAGATTCCAGACAACCATTGTGAGACGCGTATGCCCAAGAACATGAGACTATCCGTCCGCAATCCTTCAATTAAGAGACGACCACAACCATACCAAATGAGATAGAAAGCTGTGATTTCTCCCTGTTTGAGAAGTTTAGGACGTCTGCGTAATATACAAATCACTACAAATCCCAATAAGTTCCACAACGATTCAAATAGGAAGGTTGGTTGACGATAAGCACCGTCTATATACATCTGATCACGTATGAATCTTGGTAAATAATTTAGGCTATCAACAGCTTTACCATAAGCTTCTTGGTTAAAGAAATTTCCCCAACGACCAATCGCTTGAGCCAACATGACCGATGGCGCAACGACATCTAGAAAATCTAGAGTTTTGATAAAGCGGTACTGTGTAAAGAAATACAAGATGATGGCTCCCGTAATCAAACCACCATAGATAGCGATTCCGCCATTCCAAATAGCAAAAACGGATAAGATATCGTCTTTATAGTCGCTCCAAGAAAAGGCAACGTAATATATTCTCGCTCCAATAATGGAAAGTGGAAAGGCAATCAAGATAAAATCCATAATATCATCTTGAAGGATTTTCTTGCGTGGAGCCTCTTTTACTGCTAAGTAAACTCCGAGCATTAAACCAAGTAAAATACAGACGGCATACCAACGAATCTCTAGGGGGCCTAATGTAATTGCAACTGGATCCATCTTAGTTTTCACTCCTATTGTGTTCAATTAAATTGGAAAGACGCTCCTCAAATAATTTTGTCGCATCAAATCCCATTTGTTTTGCTCGGTAATTCATTGCAGCTGCTTCAATCACTACAGAAATATTTCGTCCTGTTTTTACAGGTATACGAATTTGAGGAACCGTTATCCCAGCAATCTCAATCGTATCACCAGAATTTCCCAGTCGGTCAAACACCTTGCCAGTTTCAAAATTTTCAAGGTAGACTGCTAATTGCACTTCTGATGAATCTTTAACGGCACTTGCACCATGTAGACTCATCACATCAATAATCCCAACTCCTCTAATTTCCAATAAATGACGAAGTATTTCTGCAGGCTCACCCCAAAGGGTAACATCATCTTTGGCAAAGACATCAACTCGGTCATCAGCCACCAATCGGTGTCCTCGTTTAACCAACTCTAGGCCCGTCTCACTTTTACCAATACCAGAATCACCTTGGATTAAAACCCCCATGCCATAGATATCCATCAGGACACCATGAACACTGGTACGTTGTGCCAATCGACTATCTAAATAAGAGGAGAGTTCCCCTGACAGTCGACTAGTCGCAGTTTTACTTCTACAAATTGCAATCTGTTTTTCCTTAGCAGCCTTATACATCTCTTCAGGAATTTCCAGACCACGGGCAACAATAACAACAGGCGTTTCTGGTTGGAACATTTGAGAAAGGACCTGATAACGGTTATGACCAGTCATTGCTGTCAAATAGGACCATTCCTTCATACCAATCAGTTGAATGCGTTCTGGGGCGTAATAATCAAAGTAGCCAGTCATTTCCAATCCTGGACGGGTAATGTCTGCCGTTGTAATTGGTTTTTTCAGGAGCTCTTCAGTACTATAAGCACATTCAATCCGCAGATTATCGACCAGATCTTTTACATAAACGGTCATTTGTTCCCTCACTTTCAGTTTTATTATATTATACCATAAGCTAGCGCTTGCAGGGGAAAGAAGTGGACTATATTAATAAAAAGAATAAGTTTACTTACTTATTCAATTAAAGTCAATAAAAAACACTCATGCTATCAGATACACAATTCTAACAATTCTGTTATACTTTTATAGTAGAATTCTTTTTAAAAAGGAGATGAATATGGAACCCTTGTTTCTCACACCTGTAATGCACGAAAAAATTTGGGGTGGTCAACGCCTGAAAACCAACTACCACTACGATATTCCTAGTGAAAAGACTGGTGAATGTTGGGCTATATCTGCCCACCCAAACGGCGTAACAATAGTCTCAAATGGTCAATATAAAGGAAGAGGACTGGATGACCTCTATCAGAATGAAAAACATTTATTTGGCAATCCCACAGATAATGTCTTTCCATTATTAACCAAAATCCTTGATGCAGACGATTGGCTTAGCGTCCAAGTCCATCCCGATGATAGCTATGGCTTGGCTCACGAAGGTGAATTGGGCAAGACAGAATGTTGGTACATTTTAGAAGCTGAGGACGGAGCTGAAATCATTTATGGCCACAAAGCCCAATCCAAAGAAGAACTCCGCCAGCAAATCGAAGCTGGAGATTGGGACAAGCTGTTGACCCATGTACCCGTCAAAAAGGGTGATTTCTTCTTTGTACCAAGCGGAACCATGCACGCCATCGGTAAAGGTATCATGATACTAGAAACCCAACAATCTAGCGATACAACCTACCGTGTCTATGACTTTGATCGCCGTGATGATGCAGGCAACCTCCGTGAACTACACATTGAAAAATCGATTGATGTGCTGACAATTGGTCCAGTTGCCAATTCAACACCTGCCAAGCTTAAAATCGATCATCTTGATTCGACCGTCTTAGTAGCAAATCCGTTTTTTACAGTCTATAAATGGGATATTCATCAAGAAATCAAAATGGGACAGACCGTTCCTTACCTGCTTGTCAGTGTCATCGAAGGGGAAGGTGCCATCCAAGTCGGTGAAACCAGCTATCCACTTCAAAAAGGTACCCACTTTATCTTACCAGCCGATGTATCAGACTGGACCTTTACAGGTCAAATGGAATTAATAGCTAGTCACGCAAACTAAGCATACAAAAAACTTGAGCTTTTAAACTCAAGTTTTTTTGCATTATTCAAACCAAGATTTATGTATCTTCTCAGCATCTTTTATCTTACGCGGGCCAGTTCCATATTTCTCGGCATCCTTATCTTCCTTATATGGTAAGAAGTAAACTGCTGCTGCGTAAAGGGCGATTAACAAGATAAAAGATTTTCCAAATAGAAGACCTGCTATAAAGAGGGCTCGAACAAGCCATGCTTCCCATCCTAATTTATGAGCAATGCCTGCAAGAACGCCAGACACAACTTTTCCCTTTCTTACTCTATACAAATCAATTGACATCTTTTATTCCTTTCACATAAAAAGCACCTTGACCAGTCTGTGCTTTTATAAAGAGTAAATCATTTCCTGATTTTTCAAATTGATAAGGACTATTTTTCTTCTTTCGGTTGACTACAACCTGTCCTGATTGAGACTCAATCTGACCTCGAATTCCCTGCCCCTTCCCTGTTTGTAAGGTGAAGGGCGCGTGTGCCAATTGCACATACAAATGTTGTGGGTAGCCACCGCAGGTTGTCAAGCGAATATCCTGTTGTTTTTTATCTCTTGAACTGCGGATAGAAATATCTTCAAACGGCAAGTAGTCTAACCGGGCATCTGCTTGACCAAGTTCTACAGCTAGTACTGACATCCATTCCTGGGGTAAGCTAATGGTCAAGTGACAGGCCAAACTACTGTTGAAATATAGTCCTTTCTTTTCAACATAAAGACGAGGGAGCTTGTCTTCTGGCGCATCTTGATTATAAACAATTTCTACGGTGATCTGTTCATTCTTAGACTTAGTCAGAGTCAGCCGCCCCTCGGATAATTTTAGAAAGAGTGATTCAATTCCATCAAATGAATAGGCCTGTTTCAGCTTTGAGGAAGCAAAGACCTTGAAACTTGGTAAGGTAAAATTCAATTTTGCTTTTTCTTCCACAAAAAGAAAGTCTGGTTCTTGATTCATTTCCTTAAAACAGGCGCGAGCCTCTTCCTTGGTCAAGACACCTTTTTCATATAACTCAATTAAGCGTTCTTCTCTCTTTTGCGTCATAGACTCACCTCAATTCCATACTAGTATACCATATTTCCCAACAAAAAAATCAGCCCAAGGACTGATTCTAGAAAACCAAGCTTTGCCAAGGCAATTGATAGATTTTCTGAAAATGGATGAAAATTCTGCTTTGAAAACCAAAAATTTAATTCTATTACTCAACTCTGAGCGTATAAAAATCATCACGCTTGGGAACTGCGGAAGTTCAAAGACATTCTAAAAACACACTCGTTCCGTTCGTACTTAGCTGGTGTTTCAGAGAATGGTGAGTACGAAGTTATTCAACAAGGTGATAAGCCAATTGTTGGATATTTTGATGGTGAACCTTTTACTGATTACAAAGATGTAACTCTGTTTGGGGACCATACAGTTTCATTATATAAGCCCAAAAGCCCCTTCTTTGTTGCTACTGATGGCGTAAAAATTTTAAGTGCAGATAATTTTGAAGGTGATTATCTGTATACAACTTTAGAACGTTATAAACCTGAACCACAAGGATATAAGCGTCATTTTACAATTTTGAAAAATCAAGATGTGTGTTTTACGGAAAATATGGAAGAACAACAAAAAATTGGTGTCTTCTTCAAACAGTTAGATGCCACTATCACCCTTCATCAGCGTAAGTCGATTTGATGTCTAGCTTAAGCCAGATAGGTAACGCATGACTAAATCTGTATCTTGATTTTCAAGTTCCGAGATGACATGCATATAGACTTTTTGGGTGGTTGTCATGGAGGAGTGTCCCAATCGTCTGGACACACTAGCTATTGAAACACCTGCATACATCAAAAGAGAGGCATG harbors:
- the manA gene encoding mannose-6-phosphate isomerase, class I; the encoded protein is MEPLFLTPVMHEKIWGGQRLKTNYHYDIPSEKTGECWAISAHPNGVTIVSNGQYKGRGLDDLYQNEKHLFGNPTDNVFPLLTKILDADDWLSVQVHPDDSYGLAHEGELGKTECWYILEAEDGAEIIYGHKAQSKEELRQQIEAGDWDKLLTHVPVKKGDFFFVPSGTMHAIGKGIMILETQQSSDTTYRVYDFDRRDDAGNLRELHIEKSIDVLTIGPVANSTPAKLKIDHLDSTVLVANPFFTVYKWDIHQEIKMGQTVPYLLVSVIEGEGAIQVGETSYPLQKGTHFILPADVSDWTFTGQMELIASHAN
- a CDS encoding PspC domain-containing protein → MSIDLYRVRKGKVVSGVLAGIAHKLGWEAWLVRALFIAGLLFGKSFILLIALYAAAVYFLPYKEDKDAEKYGTGPRKIKDAEKIHKSWFE